In the genome of Sulfuricella sp., one region contains:
- the cobO gene encoding cob(I)yrinic acid a,c-diamide adenosyltransferase yields MTRKKALIDASIARASAERGLLLVLTGNGKGKSSSAFGMVARALGHGMKAGVAQFIKSRTDTGEEAFFSRQPGVEWQVLGDGFTWDTQDREQDIATARRGWQVAQRMLADPSLDLVVLDELTYLLSYGYLDQAAVLDAIKARPPMQHVVVTGRGASPELVELADTVSEISDVKHAYRAGIKAQKGVDL; encoded by the coding sequence ATGACGCGCAAAAAGGCGCTGATCGACGCGAGCATCGCCCGCGCCAGCGCCGAACGCGGCTTGCTGCTGGTGCTCACCGGCAACGGCAAGGGCAAAAGTTCGTCCGCCTTCGGCATGGTCGCCCGCGCCCTGGGCCACGGCATGAAAGCGGGCGTGGCCCAGTTCATCAAGAGCCGCACCGACACCGGAGAAGAAGCCTTCTTCAGCCGCCAGCCCGGCGTGGAATGGCAGGTGCTCGGCGACGGTTTCACCTGGGACACCCAGGACCGCGAACAGGACATTGCCACCGCCCGGCGCGGCTGGCAGGTCGCGCAGCGCATGCTGGCCGATCCGTCTCTCGACCTGGTGGTGCTGGACGAACTCACCTACCTGCTGAGCTACGGCTACCTCGACCAGGCTGCCGTGCTCGACGCCATCAAGGCCCGCCCGCCCATGCAGCACGTCGTCGTTACCGGACGCGGCGCCTCGCCGGAGCTGGTCGAGCTGGCCGACACCGTATCTGAAATCAGCGACGTGAAACATGCCTACCGCGCCGGGATCAAGGCACAGAAGGGCGTGGACCTGTGA
- a CDS encoding TonB-dependent receptor, with product MKSPFKPGLISLAILSPLASAEEIPLYQGDEIVVTATRFDAKPRVPANISVITREEIRNSPALDLPDLLKTRAGIGVRPLYGHMGIDTTVDLRGFGDAAGSNALILLDGQRLNPIDLGGIIWSTIPLNSIQRIEIQRGAGTVLYGDRASGGVINIVTDKSGAPRAAISASVGSYGYRALDGSAAGGNSAGYANIFAHTATSDGWRQNSQQDQQSLSGRAGLYLKTGEIALDYAAYEESSGLPGYLLPAAYQADPRSTTTPLNSQKRSGYRLRPGIKLRLSDTVTVEAEVSEENASQHWNTPSYASVSDRDKHTQSLTPRVRWQHGIGSLASETVVGFDYYDGKVDARYSSFPKQWAAQTSNAVYFQNSTSLTSAWTATLGGRNQRMDQSAHQDAYAPWFMPAMDGNATRTRNAYDLGASYDGQGWRAYGKMGRTFRFANTDELFGYDPITYAPVFAGDLRPQQGTLHEIGGSLNAGPARLHATLYRLNMTDEIGYDSAAGANINFDPTRRQGLETELDWQLGERLKTRFAYTYTEATFREGIYAGLQVPSVPRNKASLQLSWDAGAAGSYSAVANAIGKRFYSGDYANSQGSLAGYATLDLLGTWDLKPWKISARLLNAFDKRYAASAGYATYLNPPNYYYYPADGRTFALTAGYDFK from the coding sequence ATGAAATCCCCTTTCAAGCCTGGTTTGATCTCCCTTGCCATTCTTTCACCCCTGGCTTCCGCTGAGGAAATTCCGCTTTACCAGGGCGACGAAATCGTCGTCACCGCCACGCGATTCGATGCCAAGCCACGCGTACCGGCCAATATCAGCGTCATCACACGCGAGGAAATCCGCAACTCTCCTGCCCTCGACTTGCCCGACCTCCTGAAAACCCGGGCAGGCATCGGCGTCCGCCCCCTGTACGGCCACATGGGCATCGACACCACGGTTGACCTGCGCGGGTTCGGCGATGCCGCCGGGAGCAATGCCCTTATCCTGCTCGACGGTCAGCGGCTTAACCCAATCGACCTTGGCGGAATCATCTGGTCAACCATCCCGCTGAACAGCATTCAGCGTATCGAGATCCAGCGCGGCGCGGGCACCGTGCTCTATGGCGACCGGGCCAGTGGCGGCGTCATCAATATCGTCACCGACAAGTCCGGCGCGCCGCGCGCCGCCATTTCCGCCAGCGTTGGCAGCTATGGCTACCGTGCCCTGGATGGATCTGCTGCCGGGGGCAATAGCGCGGGTTATGCCAACATCTTCGCCCACACCGCCACGTCTGACGGCTGGCGCCAAAATAGCCAGCAAGACCAGCAGTCGCTTTCCGGGCGTGCCGGCCTCTACCTTAAAACCGGCGAGATCGCCCTTGACTACGCAGCCTACGAGGAATCATCAGGCCTGCCGGGCTACTTGCTGCCTGCGGCCTATCAGGCCGATCCCCGCAGCACCACAACGCCCCTCAACAGCCAGAAGCGTAGCGGCTATCGCCTTCGCCCCGGCATCAAATTGCGCCTCTCTGACACGGTGACAGTGGAAGCCGAGGTGTCCGAAGAAAATGCTTCTCAACACTGGAACACGCCTTCTTACGCCAGCGTTTCCGACCGCGACAAACACACCCAGTCCCTGACACCGCGTGTACGCTGGCAACACGGCATCGGAAGCCTGGCCAGCGAGACCGTCGTGGGTTTCGACTACTACGATGGCAAAGTGGATGCGCGTTATTCCTCGTTTCCCAAACAGTGGGCGGCTCAGACCAGCAACGCGGTCTATTTCCAGAACTCGACTTCCTTAACCAGCGCCTGGACGGCCACGCTTGGCGGGCGCAACCAGCGCATGGATCAAAGCGCTCACCAGGATGCCTACGCACCCTGGTTCATGCCTGCCATGGACGGCAATGCCACGCGCACCCGCAACGCCTACGACCTCGGAGCCAGCTATGACGGACAGGGCTGGCGAGCCTATGGCAAGATGGGCCGCACCTTCCGCTTCGCCAATACTGACGAACTGTTCGGTTACGACCCCATCACTTATGCCCCGGTGTTTGCGGGTGACCTGCGACCGCAGCAAGGCACCCTGCACGAAATCGGCGGCAGCCTGAACGCCGGGCCTGCCAGGCTGCATGCCACTCTCTATCGCCTGAACATGACAGACGAGATCGGCTATGACAGCGCTGCCGGCGCCAACATCAACTTCGACCCTACGCGTCGCCAGGGCCTGGAAACCGAGCTGGACTGGCAACTGGGCGAACGCCTCAAAACGCGCTTCGCCTACACCTACACAGAAGCCACGTTCCGTGAGGGCATTTATGCCGGCCTGCAAGTCCCCAGCGTTCCCCGCAACAAGGCCAGCCTGCAACTCAGCTGGGACGCAGGTGCCGCCGGCAGTTACAGCGCCGTGGCCAATGCGATCGGCAAGCGCTTCTACAGCGGCGACTACGCCAACTCGCAGGGCAGCCTCGCCGGCTATGCCACTCTCGACCTGCTTGGAACCTGGGACCTGAAGCCATGGAAAATCTCTGCACGGCTTCTCAACGCCTTTGATAAACGCTATGCCGCCAGCGCCGGTTATGCGACTTATCTGAATCCGCCAAATTACTACTACTATCCGGCTGATGGCCGCACCTTCGCGCTCACCGCCGGGTATGATTTCAAGTAA